The following are encoded together in the Nitratidesulfovibrio sp. SRB-5 genome:
- a CDS encoding ferrous iron transport protein A encodes MGKTIPLRQLAVGQRARIAKVDAHGELGRRIRDMGLIPGAEVEVMGRAPLMDPVALRLKGFTLSLRNNEADFIAVEIDAQPRPQE; translated from the coding sequence ATGGGCAAAACCATTCCCCTGCGGCAACTGGCCGTGGGCCAGCGGGCGCGCATCGCCAAGGTTGACGCGCATGGCGAACTGGGGCGGCGCATCCGCGACATGGGGCTGATCCCCGGTGCGGAAGTGGAGGTCATGGGGCGTGCGCCCCTGATGGATCCGGTGGCCCTGCGCCTGAAGGGGTTCACCCTCTCGTTGCGCAACAACGAGGCCGACTTCATCGCCGTCGAGATCGACGCCCAGCCCCGTCCGCAGGAGTAG
- the lysA gene encoding diaminopimelate decarboxylase → MPNVRSTYTDAVGFFGRTTPEELVAAFGSPLYVYSEALLRKRCRDMKGLSSHPGFFVNYSAKANTNLSLLRIVREEGLVVDAMSPGEIHVNKAAGFTPDQILYVCNNVSEAELANAVSHGLLVSVDSLSQLETLGRVNRGGKVMVRFNPGIGAGHHQKVVTAGKATKFGVDPSDATLAELRAILARHDMTLAGINQHIGSLFLEPEGYVAAADFLLSVAEKFDTVEVIDFGGGFGIPYRKYEDQSRLDLAATAERLHALISGWSERTGYKGRFYIEPGRYVVAECGLLLGTVHATKNNGPTRYVGTDLGFNVLARPVMYDAHHDIEVYRKNGTPDAALHPQTVVGNICESGDIMARERQLPAIQEGDILGVLDAGAYGYAMSSTYNQRLRPAEVLIGLDGEPRLIRRREELADLMALFPDA, encoded by the coding sequence ATGCCCAACGTTCGTTCCACGTACACCGATGCGGTCGGCTTCTTTGGCCGGACCACGCCCGAAGAACTGGTGGCCGCCTTCGGCAGCCCCCTGTACGTCTACAGCGAGGCCCTGCTGCGCAAGCGCTGCCGCGACATGAAGGGGTTGTCGTCGCACCCCGGCTTTTTCGTGAACTATTCGGCCAAGGCCAACACCAACCTTTCCCTGCTGCGCATCGTGCGCGAGGAAGGGCTGGTGGTGGACGCCATGTCGCCCGGCGAAATCCACGTCAACAAGGCCGCCGGGTTCACCCCGGACCAGATCCTGTACGTGTGCAACAACGTGTCCGAGGCGGAACTGGCCAACGCCGTGTCGCACGGCCTTCTGGTGAGCGTGGATTCGCTGTCGCAGCTCGAAACCCTGGGCAGGGTGAACCGGGGCGGCAAGGTGATGGTGCGCTTCAACCCCGGCATCGGCGCGGGGCACCACCAGAAGGTGGTCACGGCGGGCAAGGCCACCAAGTTCGGCGTGGACCCGTCCGATGCCACGCTGGCCGAGTTGCGGGCCATCCTGGCCAGGCACGACATGACCCTGGCGGGCATCAACCAGCACATCGGCTCGCTGTTCCTGGAGCCGGAAGGTTATGTGGCGGCGGCGGACTTCCTGCTGTCCGTGGCGGAAAAGTTCGACACCGTGGAGGTCATCGACTTCGGCGGCGGCTTCGGCATTCCCTACCGCAAGTACGAGGACCAGTCCCGGCTGGATCTGGCCGCCACGGCGGAACGCCTGCACGCGCTCATTTCCGGCTGGTCGGAACGCACCGGCTACAAGGGCCGCTTCTACATCGAGCCGGGCCGCTACGTGGTGGCCGAATGCGGCCTGCTGCTGGGCACCGTGCACGCCACCAAGAACAACGGCCCCACCCGCTACGTGGGCACCGACCTTGGCTTCAACGTGCTGGCCCGTCCGGTGATGTACGACGCGCACCACGACATCGAGGTGTACCGCAAGAACGGAACGCCCGACGCGGCCCTGCACCCCCAGACCGTGGTGGGCAACATCTGCGAGAGCGGCGACATCATGGCCAGGGAACGGCAACTGCCCGCCATCCAGGAGGGCGACATTCTGGGCGTGCTGGACGCCGGAGCCTATGGCTACGCCATGAGCTCCACGTACAACCAGCGGTTGCGCCCCGCCGAGGTGCTCATCGGCCTTGATGGTGAGCCCCGCCTGATTCGCCGCCGGGAAGAGTTGGCCGATCTGATGGCGCTGTTCCCGGATGCGTAG
- a CDS encoding peptidylprolyl isomerase, protein MALKNGDTVRVHYTGTLDDGTEFDSSRDREPLEFTLGEGMLIPGFEKAVLGLGKGQSVKITIPADEAYGEHVEEMIITVPRDQVPPHIEPEVGLMLQLMTDDGELDVTVTDVTEEHVTLDANHPLAGEDLTFDIELVEIC, encoded by the coding sequence ATGGCACTCAAGAACGGCGATACCGTCCGCGTTCACTACACCGGCACGCTGGACGATGGCACCGAATTCGATTCCTCGCGCGACCGCGAACCCCTGGAATTCACCCTGGGTGAAGGCATGCTGATTCCCGGCTTCGAAAAGGCCGTGCTGGGCCTTGGCAAGGGCCAGTCGGTGAAGATCACCATTCCCGCCGACGAAGCCTACGGCGAGCACGTGGAAGAAATGATCATCACCGTGCCCCGCGACCAGGTGCCCCCGCACATCGAGCCCGAAGTGGGCCTGATGCTGCAACTCATGACCGACGACGGCGAGCTTGACGTCACCGTCACCGACGTCACCGAAGAGCACGTCACCCTCGACGCCAACCACCCCCTGGCGGGCGAAGACCTGACGTTCGACATCGAACTGGTCGAAATCTGCTAG
- a CDS encoding TrmB family transcriptional regulator, whose protein sequence is MELIQALRKFGFTQQESLMYLTLLRHAGQNPMTGYEAAKAAGISRSNAYAALSSLVEKGGAVVASGDTSRYMAVPREELLLNLRRDAEGTLAFLEANLPDTEPDETPYLTVAGLRNTEDKIRNMLHLARLRVYASMHADNVALFRREFDDCVARGLKVVLLSNAEPGIAGATFLKNQAGTGHVKLIADTSEVIAGLLEPGVSGRCLYSRNEHLVYLMREAILHEMELIRIRAAMPGSMPGSMPGSMPGSMPGSMNDTGTDPVSDN, encoded by the coding sequence ATGGAACTCATTCAGGCTTTGCGCAAGTTCGGTTTCACCCAGCAGGAATCGTTGATGTACCTCACCCTGCTGCGGCATGCGGGCCAGAATCCCATGACCGGGTACGAGGCGGCCAAGGCCGCCGGAATTTCGCGCTCCAACGCTTACGCGGCGCTGTCGAGCCTGGTGGAGAAAGGCGGGGCCGTTGTGGCCAGCGGCGACACCAGTCGCTACATGGCCGTCCCGCGAGAGGAACTGCTGCTGAACCTGCGGCGCGATGCCGAGGGCACGCTGGCCTTCCTTGAAGCCAACCTGCCGGACACCGAGCCGGACGAGACGCCCTATCTGACCGTGGCGGGCCTGCGCAACACCGAGGACAAGATCCGCAACATGCTGCACCTGGCGCGGCTGCGGGTGTACGCATCCATGCACGCGGACAACGTGGCGCTGTTCCGGCGCGAGTTCGACGACTGCGTGGCGCGGGGGCTGAAGGTGGTGCTGCTGTCCAATGCGGAGCCGGGCATCGCCGGGGCCACCTTTCTGAAGAATCAGGCGGGCACCGGCCACGTGAAGCTCATAGCCGATACCAGCGAGGTCATCGCGGGCCTGCTGGAGCCGGGCGTGAGCGGGCGCTGCCTGTATTCGCGCAACGAGCACCTGGTGTACCTGATGCGCGAGGCCATACTTCATGAAATGGAGCTGATCCGTATCCGGGCCGCCATGCCGGGCTCGATGCCGGGCTCGATGCCGGGCTCGATGCCAGGCTCGATGCCGGGCTCGATGAATGACACCGGGACGGACCCCGTTTCTGACAACTGA
- a CDS encoding M20 family metallopeptidase: MESLSDRVRAAAPHIVDLRRRLHRIPETGFNEVRTAALVAEELAALGLPVRTGIAGTGVTALLDSGRPGPTVMLRADMDALPITEATGLPYASEHPGCMHACGHDMHMAMLLGAARVLAGLAEQNPGALRGRILFLFQPAEEGPGGAAPMIEAGVLDDPGVDVCIGAHVWPEIPAGFVGVKPGPLMAAMDRFELTVLGKGGHAANPHLCVDALETATQVVGALQRVVSRMTSPLEPVILTIGELHAGTAYNVIPGEARMAGTVRAFAPEVRNRWEQRINQVAGGVCAAMGATHRLDFQWCHPAVINDPRAAAEVRRAALDAVGADRVMEPVPTMGGEDFSMFLQRVPGCFFFVGCGGPGVAPVHNPCFAPDESCLPVGAEVLCRAAVQLCARWDAPQAGV, encoded by the coding sequence ATGGAATCCCTTTCCGACCGTGTCCGCGCCGCCGCACCGCATATCGTCGACCTGCGCCGCCGCCTGCACCGCATCCCCGAAACCGGCTTCAACGAAGTGCGCACCGCCGCCCTGGTGGCCGAAGAACTGGCCGCGCTGGGCCTGCCCGTGCGTACCGGCATCGCGGGCACCGGGGTCACCGCCCTGCTTGATTCCGGACGGCCCGGCCCCACGGTGATGCTGCGCGCCGACATGGACGCCCTGCCCATCACCGAGGCCACGGGGCTCCCCTACGCCTCGGAGCACCCCGGCTGCATGCACGCCTGCGGGCACGATATGCACATGGCCATGCTGCTGGGCGCGGCGCGGGTGCTTGCCGGGCTGGCGGAGCAGAACCCCGGCGCGCTGCGCGGGCGCATCCTGTTCCTGTTCCAGCCTGCGGAGGAAGGCCCCGGCGGGGCCGCGCCCATGATCGAGGCGGGCGTGCTGGACGACCCCGGGGTGGACGTATGCATCGGCGCGCACGTCTGGCCGGAGATTCCTGCCGGTTTCGTGGGGGTGAAGCCCGGCCCGCTCATGGCGGCCATGGACCGCTTCGAGCTGACCGTGCTGGGCAAGGGCGGCCACGCAGCCAACCCGCACCTGTGCGTGGACGCGCTGGAAACCGCCACCCAGGTGGTGGGCGCGCTGCAACGGGTGGTCAGCCGCATGACCAGCCCGCTGGAGCCGGTCATCCTGACCATAGGCGAACTGCACGCGGGCACGGCCTACAACGTCATTCCCGGCGAGGCGCGCATGGCCGGCACGGTGCGGGCCTTTGCGCCCGAGGTGCGCAACCGGTGGGAACAGCGCATCAACCAGGTGGCGGGCGGGGTATGCGCGGCCATGGGCGCCACGCATCGGCTGGATTTCCAGTGGTGCCACCCGGCGGTGATCAACGACCCGCGCGCGGCGGCCGAGGTGCGCCGGGCCGCGCTGGACGCCGTGGGTGCGGACAGGGTGATGGAGCCCGTGCCCACCATGGGCGGAGAGGACTTTTCCATGTTCCTGCAACGGGTGCCGGGGTGCTTCTTTTTCGTGGGCTGCGGCGGGCCGGGCGTGGCCCCGGTGCACAACCCGTGCTTTGCCCCGGATGAATCGTGCCTGCCCGTGGGCGCCGAGGTGCTCTGCCGGGCCGCCGTGCAGCTCTGCGCGCGGTGGGATGCGCCGCAGGCCGGGGTGTAG
- a CDS encoding diguanylate cyclase, which translates to MRPGRTIKAELRFHSLLLILLPLALSLAAFYGVLRTEGLRKAQGEMQAELRHHRFDVERWLGYRLADVVHVSRTDAVRTVDLPAMARDFHAFLDSHGDFRSLVYVNAEGRTVLDFDMPEGGVDISDREYFLRGRQGQPFISRVLTGRTSGKSIVIFSSPVLNPQGDFAGLVFGVVRINELLEMVSSLRRTPVDPSFLVVASTGVPLLAPEDARPIPLPSLDAPIDGPAIYRNRDDAEVLGVGLPLKNGEWLLVQERAVGDILGDMHRLLLLLLAVSGLTIAVCTPFLLRLARRVTGPIERISAMSERIMAGEYGNACPGLDVAAMPPELERLYRNFCRMAERIGTHVGELERLSGTDELTGLANRRLLADAGARIVSICRRAGQPCACLMLDLDHFKHINDVHGHATGDEVLRRLAAAIMTTVRSSDFAVRMGGEEFAIIAPNTDATHAMALAERLRRNVERIDLRQADMPVPVAISVGVAGMTVTPRYGAGPLEDLLARADHALYRAKQAGRNRVVLWDDAERAGVEERGTPDDEGQEQGVARLRGPLSGS; encoded by the coding sequence ATGCGGCCTGGCCGTACCATCAAGGCGGAACTCCGGTTTCATTCGTTGCTGCTCATCCTGCTGCCGCTGGCCCTGTCGCTGGCGGCGTTCTACGGCGTGCTGCGCACCGAAGGGCTGCGCAAGGCCCAGGGCGAGATGCAGGCGGAACTGCGGCACCACCGCTTCGACGTGGAACGCTGGCTGGGCTACCGCCTGGCCGACGTGGTGCACGTGTCGCGCACCGATGCGGTGCGCACCGTGGATCTGCCCGCCATGGCGCGCGACTTTCATGCCTTTCTCGACTCCCACGGCGACTTTCGCTCCCTGGTCTACGTGAATGCCGAAGGGCGCACCGTGCTCGACTTCGACATGCCGGAAGGCGGCGTGGACATTTCCGACCGCGAATACTTCCTGCGGGGGCGGCAGGGGCAGCCGTTCATTTCGCGCGTGCTGACGGGGCGCACATCGGGCAAGTCCATCGTGATTTTTTCATCCCCGGTGCTGAATCCGCAGGGCGACTTTGCGGGGCTGGTCTTCGGCGTGGTGCGCATCAACGAACTGCTGGAAATGGTCAGCAGCCTGCGGCGCACACCGGTGGATCCCTCCTTCCTGGTGGTCGCCTCCACCGGGGTCCCCCTGCTGGCCCCGGAAGACGCCCGTCCCATCCCGTTGCCCTCGCTGGACGCGCCCATCGACGGCCCGGCCATCTACCGCAATCGTGACGATGCCGAGGTGCTGGGGGTGGGGCTGCCGCTCAAGAACGGCGAATGGCTGCTTGTTCAGGAGCGCGCCGTGGGTGACATACTGGGCGACATGCACCGGTTGCTGCTGCTCCTGCTGGCGGTGTCGGGCCTGACCATTGCGGTGTGTACTCCCTTTCTGCTGCGCCTTGCGCGGCGGGTCACCGGACCCATCGAGCGCATTTCGGCCATGTCCGAGCGCATCATGGCCGGGGAATACGGGAATGCCTGCCCCGGTCTCGACGTGGCGGCCATGCCCCCGGAACTGGAACGGCTGTACCGCAATTTCTGCCGCATGGCCGAGCGCATCGGCACCCACGTGGGCGAGCTGGAGCGCCTGTCCGGCACCGACGAACTGACCGGGCTGGCCAACCGCCGCCTGCTGGCCGACGCGGGCGCGCGCATCGTCAGCATCTGCCGCCGGGCCGGGCAACCGTGCGCCTGCCTGATGCTGGACCTGGACCACTTCAAGCACATCAACGACGTGCACGGGCATGCCACCGGTGACGAGGTGCTGCGCAGGCTGGCCGCCGCCATCATGACCACGGTGCGTTCGTCCGACTTCGCGGTGCGCATGGGCGGCGAGGAATTCGCCATCATCGCGCCCAATACCGATGCCACGCACGCCATGGCCCTGGCCGAGCGACTGCGCCGCAACGTGGAGCGCATCGACCTGCGCCAGGCGGACATGCCCGTGCCAGTGGCCATCAGCGTGGGGGTGGCAGGCATGACCGTTACGCCGCGCTACGGTGCCGGACCGCTGGAAGACCTTCTGGCACGGGCCGACCACGCGCTGTACCGGGCCAAGCAGGCGGGCCGCAACCGGGTGGTGCTGTGGGACGATGCCGAGCGTGCCGGGGTAGAGGAGCGGGGCACCCCGGACGACGAAGGGCAGGAACAGGGAGTTGCCCGGTTGCGCGGACCGCTGAGCGGTTCCTGA
- a CDS encoding FeoA family protein, protein MPCCKLSDVPAGCRVRVRRLCDKQGERGRLCALGITPGTELEVCSQGGACCVRVREASLVLGDTLACGVFCEPVHSGRQMHD, encoded by the coding sequence ATGCCTTGTTGCAAGTTGAGTGATGTTCCCGCCGGATGCCGGGTTCGGGTGCGTCGTCTCTGCGACAAGCAGGGCGAGCGGGGAAGGCTGTGCGCGCTGGGCATAACGCCCGGCACGGAGCTGGAAGTCTGTTCGCAGGGGGGCGCCTGTTGCGTCCGGGTGCGTGAAGCCTCGCTGGTCCTGGGCGACACCCTGGCCTGCGGCGTCTTCTGCGAGCCGGTGCATTCCGGTCGGCAGATGCACGACTGA
- the feoB gene encoding ferrous iron transport protein B translates to MSANVIVALAGNPNSGKTTAFNEYTGSRQHVGNYPGITVEKKEGIARVDGREVRVVDLPGTYSLTAYTQEEVVARRVLVEDRPDVVIDVINAGALERNLYLAVQLMELGIPVALGLNMIDEARKQGLRIDAARLSQLLDLPVVETVARTGEGLKALMSAAVAHGDAKRGAPWKPLEISYGPDLDPVLARMVERIEAARFLTDKYPARWVALKYLESDDDIRALGRAAGPLAAELEAMAAEVARHLEATLNSYPEAVIADYRYGYISGVLRQGVLTRHDELSQRLAASDRMDRVLTHRLLGPVIMLAVLYGIYEITFAIGEYPMGWVEAFFGWLNETASAALPDGLLKSLVVSGIIDGVGGVMGFVPLIMLMFMMIAFLEDSGYMARVAYMLDRVFRLFGLHGCSVMPYIVSGGIAGGCAVPGVMAARTLRSPRERLATILTAPFMTCGAKLPVFILFVGVFFAEQQAQAMFALTLLGWGMALIVARILRSTVIKGESTPFVMELPPYRLPTLRGILIHTWERTWQYIKKAGTVILAISILLWAAMTFPQLPEDRTAAFETQRAAVTAQKEAAEAAAEKGDAAEATAATAAEEGAEAAAEGEKTDPFEEQLAAIDAEEAAAGLEHSIAGRVGIALESVTGAAGFDWRTNIALVGGFAAKEVIVSTLGTAYSLGEVDAEDAGSLAERIKADPHWTPAAAAALMVFVLLYAPCFVTVVAIKQESGSWRWAIFSTVFSTIMAFGLAVAVYQIGTAMLGGG, encoded by the coding sequence ATGTCCGCCAACGTCATCGTCGCCCTTGCGGGCAACCCCAACTCCGGCAAGACCACCGCGTTCAACGAGTACACCGGTTCGCGCCAGCACGTGGGCAACTACCCCGGCATCACGGTGGAAAAGAAGGAAGGCATCGCCCGCGTGGACGGGCGTGAAGTGCGCGTGGTGGACCTGCCCGGCACCTATTCGCTTACCGCCTACACCCAGGAAGAAGTGGTGGCCCGCCGCGTGCTGGTGGAAGACCGCCCCGACGTGGTCATCGACGTCATCAACGCGGGCGCGCTGGAGCGCAACCTGTACCTGGCCGTGCAGTTGATGGAACTGGGCATTCCCGTGGCCCTCGGCCTGAACATGATCGACGAGGCCCGCAAGCAGGGCCTGCGCATCGACGCCGCACGCCTGTCGCAGCTGCTGGACCTGCCCGTGGTGGAAACCGTGGCCCGCACCGGCGAAGGCCTGAAGGCCCTGATGTCCGCCGCCGTGGCCCACGGCGACGCCAAGCGCGGCGCCCCCTGGAAGCCGCTGGAAATCTCCTACGGTCCCGACCTCGACCCCGTGCTGGCCCGCATGGTCGAACGCATCGAGGCCGCACGGTTCCTTACCGACAAGTATCCGGCCCGCTGGGTGGCCCTGAAGTATCTGGAAAGCGACGACGACATCCGCGCCCTGGGCCGCGCCGCCGGTCCGCTGGCGGCAGAGCTTGAAGCCATGGCCGCGGAAGTGGCCCGCCACCTGGAAGCCACCCTGAACAGCTACCCCGAAGCCGTCATCGCCGACTACCGCTACGGCTACATTTCCGGCGTGCTGCGCCAGGGCGTGCTGACCCGCCACGACGAGCTTTCGCAGCGCCTTGCCGCCTCCGACCGCATGGACCGCGTGCTCACCCACCGCCTGCTCGGCCCGGTGATCATGCTGGCCGTGCTGTACGGCATCTACGAAATCACCTTCGCCATCGGTGAATACCCCATGGGATGGGTGGAAGCCTTCTTTGGCTGGCTGAACGAAACGGCATCGGCCGCGCTGCCCGACGGGCTGCTGAAGTCGCTGGTGGTTTCGGGCATCATCGACGGCGTGGGCGGGGTCATGGGCTTCGTGCCGCTGATCATGCTCATGTTCATGATGATCGCCTTCCTTGAAGACTCCGGCTACATGGCCCGCGTGGCCTACATGCTGGACCGGGTATTCCGCCTGTTCGGCCTGCACGGCTGCTCGGTGATGCCCTACATCGTGTCCGGCGGCATCGCGGGCGGCTGCGCCGTGCCCGGCGTCATGGCCGCGCGCACCCTGCGCAGCCCGCGCGAACGGCTGGCCACCATCCTTACCGCGCCGTTCATGACCTGCGGCGCAAAGCTGCCGGTGTTCATCCTGTTCGTGGGCGTGTTCTTTGCCGAGCAGCAAGCCCAGGCCATGTTCGCCCTTACCCTGCTGGGCTGGGGCATGGCGCTCATCGTCGCGCGCATCCTGCGCTCCACGGTGATCAAGGGCGAATCCACCCCCTTCGTCATGGAACTGCCCCCGTACCGCCTGCCCACCCTGCGCGGCATTCTCATCCATACCTGGGAGCGCACCTGGCAGTACATCAAGAAGGCCGGTACCGTCATTCTGGCCATCTCCATCCTGCTGTGGGCGGCCATGACCTTCCCGCAACTGCCCGAGGACCGCACCGCCGCGTTCGAGACGCAGCGCGCCGCCGTCACCGCCCAGAAGGAAGCGGCGGAAGCCGCCGCTGAAAAGGGCGACGCAGCGGAAGCCACCGCTGCCACCGCTGCGGAGGAAGGCGCCGAAGCCGCCGCCGAAGGCGAAAAGACCGATCCGTTCGAGGAACAGCTTGCCGCCATCGACGCCGAGGAAGCCGCCGCCGGGCTGGAACACTCCATCGCGGGCCGCGTGGGCATCGCCCTGGAATCGGTGACCGGCGCTGCCGGGTTCGACTGGCGCACCAACATCGCCCTGGTGGGCGGCTTCGCGGCCAAGGAAGTCATCGTCTCCACCCTGGGCACGGCCTACTCGCTGGGCGAGGTGGACGCCGAAGACGCCGGGTCGCTGGCCGAACGCATCAAGGCCGACCCGCACTGGACCCCCGCCGCTGCCGCCGCGCTGATGGTCTTCGTGCTGCTGTACGCCCCCTGCTTCGTCACCGTGGTGGCCATCAAGCAGGAATCGGGGTCGTGGCGCTGGGCCATCTTCAGCACGGTGTTCAGCACCATCATGGCCTTCGGCCTGGCCGTGGCCGTTTACCAGATCGGCACCGCCATGCTGGGTGGGGGCTAA
- a CDS encoding aminotransferase class I/II-fold pyridoxal phosphate-dependent enzyme, with the protein MADQNRLTDPQLSGPDSSGPDMSAPDMSAPDMSGATPAAAPPPASPGLLAARLALRVEELHAAGLGRNALPLDGLPAPTPRSAAGQSPSPALVRMEGRPLLHFAGNDYLGLAADGEWRATVAACFARHAPSGTASRLAAGHTALTAEAEAAWADYFGYAECLFLPSGYQANLALLWGLLGHGDAVFLDRRVHASMAHALPPTGARLHTHRHADMDDLSRRLAAWRHNSDNDSCGNDGPPACGTACAPQPVVLAESLYSMDGTLPDMARLGAVTREHGAFVIVDEAHAFGALGAGGRGRAHGVADVAVGTLGKALGLFGAFLLLPRGTRNALENLASPLIHSTALPEAHAACCLALLDLLPRLDDRRHHLAALGAALRTGLRAEGVPAREGAHVVCVDVGDEDRCTRLAARLRTPADGGPGVLALAARHPTVPRGAATLRLGLTALHRVDDVARCVDLLARAWKEEEEKRGDTPGDQS; encoded by the coding sequence ATGGCTGACCAGAACCGCCTGACCGACCCCCAACTGTCCGGCCCTGACTCGTCTGGCCCTGACATGTCTGCCCCTGACATGTCTGCCCCTGACATGTCCGGCGCAACGCCCGCCGCCGCGCCGCCCCCGGCGTCTCCCGGCCTGCTGGCCGCGCGCCTGGCCCTGCGGGTGGAGGAACTGCACGCAGCAGGCCTTGGCCGCAACGCGCTGCCGCTGGACGGGCTGCCCGCGCCCACGCCGCGCAGCGCCGCCGGGCAGTCTCCCTCCCCGGCGCTGGTGCGCATGGAGGGGCGTCCGCTGCTCCATTTCGCGGGCAACGATTATCTGGGCCTTGCCGCCGACGGGGAATGGCGGGCCACGGTGGCCGCCTGCTTCGCCCGCCACGCCCCCTCGGGCACGGCCTCGCGTCTGGCCGCCGGGCACACCGCCCTGACGGCAGAGGCAGAGGCGGCCTGGGCCGACTACTTCGGCTATGCCGAGTGCCTGTTCCTGCCCAGCGGGTATCAGGCCAACCTGGCCCTGTTGTGGGGGCTGCTGGGGCACGGCGATGCCGTGTTCCTGGACCGCCGGGTGCACGCCAGCATGGCCCACGCCCTGCCCCCCACCGGGGCGCGCCTGCACACCCACCGCCACGCGGACATGGACGACCTGTCGCGCCGTCTGGCCGCGTGGCGGCACAACAGCGACAACGACAGCTGCGGCAACGACGGCCCACCCGCCTGCGGGACGGCCTGCGCGCCACAGCCCGTGGTCCTGGCCGAATCGCTGTACAGCATGGACGGCACCCTGCCGGACATGGCCCGCCTGGGCGCGGTGACCCGCGAACACGGGGCCTTCGTCATCGTGGACGAGGCCCACGCCTTCGGCGCGCTGGGCGCGGGCGGACGCGGGCGGGCGCACGGCGTGGCCGACGTGGCCGTGGGCACGCTGGGCAAGGCGCTGGGGCTGTTCGGTGCCTTCCTGCTGCTGCCGCGCGGCACCCGGAACGCACTGGAAAACCTGGCCTCGCCGCTGATCCACTCCACCGCCCTGCCGGAAGCGCACGCAGCCTGCTGCCTGGCCCTGCTGGACCTGCTGCCCCGTCTGGATGACCGCCGCCACCACCTTGCCGCGCTGGGCGCGGCCCTGCGCACCGGGCTGCGCGCCGAAGGGGTGCCCGCCCGCGAGGGCGCCCACGTGGTGTGCGTGGACGTGGGCGACGAGGACCGCTGCACCCGCCTTGCGGCAAGGCTGCGCACCCCCGCGGATGGCGGCCCCGGCGTGCTGGCCCTGGCCGCGCGCCACCCCACCGTGCCGCGCGGCGCGGCAACGCTGCGCCTTGGCCTTACCGCCCTGCACCGGGTGGACGACGTGGCCCGCTGCGTGGACCTGCTGGCCCGCGCCTGGAAAGAAGAGGAAGAGAAGCGGGGCGATACGCCCGGAGATCAATCATGA
- the bioD gene encoding dethiobiotin synthase, with protein sequence MNAMNQPPSRALFVVGTDTGVGKTVVSMLLLRELFARGERPFYAKPMQTGCKTPYDADSDAAFVYRHVPELAGRDPAEAVGWCFAAPKAPLHAARDEMRGVETEDLVRSLACLRSEHASLVLEGAGGLMVPFTPEALCIDCIRAADARPVLVARAGLGTVNHTLLSVEALVRRGMEPAGIVFVHTKERSASPDLVRDNMEAVAMLSGFPVSGVVPPIENLLHPPDAAFAPLRRMLDVPDGADAVVTG encoded by the coding sequence ATGAACGCAATGAACCAGCCCCCCTCCCGAGCCCTGTTCGTGGTGGGCACGGACACGGGCGTGGGCAAGACGGTGGTTTCGATGCTGCTGCTGCGCGAACTGTTTGCGCGGGGGGAGCGGCCCTTCTACGCCAAGCCCATGCAGACCGGGTGCAAGACCCCGTACGACGCGGACAGCGACGCGGCCTTCGTGTACCGGCACGTTCCGGAACTGGCCGGGCGCGACCCGGCGGAAGCGGTGGGGTGGTGCTTTGCGGCGCCTAAGGCTCCGCTCCACGCCGCGCGGGACGAAATGCGCGGCGTGGAGACGGAAGACCTGGTGCGCAGTCTGGCATGTCTGCGCAGTGAACACGCCTCTCTGGTCCTCGAAGGCGCGGGCGGCCTGATGGTGCCGTTCACGCCGGAGGCCCTGTGCATCGACTGCATCCGGGCCGCCGACGCCCGTCCCGTGCTGGTGGCGCGGGCGGGACTGGGCACCGTGAACCACACGCTCCTCTCGGTGGAGGCGCTGGTCCGGAGAGGGATGGAACCGGCAGGGATCGTTTTCGTTCACACCAAGGAACGTTCCGCATCCCCGGACCTTGTGCGGGACAACATGGAGGCGGTAGCCATGCTGTCCGGTTTTCCGGTGAGCGGCGTGGTGCCGCCCATCGAAAATCTGCTGCATCCGCCCGACGCCGCCTTCGCGCCCTTGCGGCGCATGCTCGACGTGCCGGACGGGGCGGACGCAGTGGTAACCGGCTAA